CTGCTGGAGGCGACGAGCAATCTCCTGCTGGACCTGGACCGCCGTCTGGCCCACGATCTGGATCGTGCCGAGCAGCGGAAACGTGATGCTCCCGTTGAGCGGGACCCGCACCTGAAGCTTGGACAGCTCGGGCACCTCGAAGACCGAGACCTCGATGAGATCGCCGGGTCCCAGGGGGAGATCCTGCAAGTCCACCGGCGCGGAGGTGAAGCTCAGGAGGCGGGCGTTGAGCTGGTTCGTGCCGGGATCGGTCGAGATGGGCCCGCCGCCGACGGGAGTCAGCGGCATTCTGGGTCCACCCGCGACGCCGGCGTTGGCCGGTGTCCCCGGTCCGGGAGCGGAGGGCCCGGGCCCGAAGGTGGGGCGGGGAGAGACTCCGCCGCAGGCCGACAGCGAGATTCCCACCACCGCGATCGCGGCAAAGCCGAAGCCTCGCCCGACCCTGCCCTTCACGACTGCAACCTCCCGGTCACGAACGGAGCGAGGCTCGCCTATTGAGGGGGCGCGGAAATCGCGGCGACCCACAGGACTCGCGCGGCTCGACCGACGCCCATCCACCCTCCCTCAACACCTGCTAGCGCGTTTCGCCTCGATATCTCGCTTCGTGGGACGACGTGGTTGAGACACCCTACGGGGAACACATGTCATGTGTCAAGGGAAAAATGCCTAGATATTCGCGAAGACACGCGCAGGCTGTCGGGCATTCCACCCGTGAGTGACACCTCGTCGCGCTCGCTCCCGCTGCACCCGACCAGGAGGGGTGCCAAGGCGCCGTCGGACATCGAGATCTCCTCGGTCTGGTCGCCCGGGTCACAGGCGACGACCTGCCCGAGGCCCAACCTTCACCGGAGTCGAGGTCGATCTCGGCGGCGGAGTCGGGGCCGCGGCGCCGCCCGGCACGCCGCCGAGGAAGAATCGCGCGGCTTGAAGGGCAAGGCGAGCGGGAGCCTACTGGGCATCTTGACCCAAATACCGCGCGTAGCTACAGTAGCTACGAAGGAGGGGTCACGAATGAGTACCGTGGGGGTCCGGGATCTCAAGAATCGACTCACCCAGTACCTGCGGCGCACTCGGCAGGGTGAGGAAGTCGTCATCACCGACCGCGGGCGTCCAATCGCGGTGATCCAGCCCATCCAGTCGGCCATGAGGCTCGCCAGCCGTGACGCGCGGCTCGCCAGGCTCGCCGCCCGGGGTCTGCTCACGCTTCCCGCACGCACGCCGCTCAAGTCGGTCAGGCCCGTCCGGGTATCAGGCTTGCCCATGTCACAGGCCATCCTCGAAGATCGGCGTTGAACTATCTCGACACCAGTGCCCTGATCAAGCGATTCGTGTCGGAACAGGGCTCGCGCATGGTGCAAACCCTCGTAACCCGGGAAGGCCCGATCGCGACGGCCAAGATCGCGTACGCCGAGGTCTACGCGGGTCTCGCGCGAAAGCGCCGGGAAGGTCATTTGGCGCCGAGCCAGTACGCCCGAGTCACATCCCAGTTCGAGCGCGACTGGCTCGCATATGTACGCATCGATCTCCACGACGAGGTGCTCCGGATCGCCCGGGACCTCGTCCAGCGGCATCCCTTGAAGGGGTTCGATGCGATCCATCTTGCGTCAGCCCTGAGTCTTGGACGGGGCCTCGAGGAGGAGGTCAGTTTCGTCGCCGCCGACGAACGCCTTCTGCGCGCGGCCGAAGCGGAGGGGCTGCGTCCCTTTGACGTCGCGCGACCGCCGGCCTCGTGAGTCGGCTCCCCCACCGGCGCTGGACACGCCTCTGTCAGGGTCTGGGCGCCGCCGGCGTCGGGCTCCTGCTGGCCTCGGCATTCACGCCGCTGCCGACCGTCCTCGGTCGCGCGCTGGGCGGCGACAGTCCCCAGCTCGAGCCGGCCGAGGCGATCGTGGTGCTGGGGACCGAGCTCCGCCCCGACGGCACCCTCACCAACACCTCGCTCCGTCGCACCATCCATGGCATCCTCCTGTTCCGGCAGGGCCTCGCGCCGATCCTGGTCTTCCTGGGGCCGCCCCGCGCCGGCGGGCGCCGAGCCGAAGCGGAGGTGCGCGCCGAGCTCGCCCGCGAGCTCGGTGTCGCCCGGGAGGCCGTGCTGACCGACGCCCAGGCGTGGACGACCCGGGAGGAAGCGGAGCGCGTATGGGCACTCCTCGGGCCGCGGAGTCTTCGGAGGATCCTCCTGGTGACCGAGGCCCAGCACATCCCGCGGGCCCGCGCCGTCTTCGAGCGCGCCGGCTTCACGGTACTGGCGGCCCCGGCCGACGGGCTCGGCATCATCGGACCCGATCCGGAGGCGCGCCTCCGCCTGATGCGGGACGTCCTGGAGGAGTGGCTCGCGCGCCTCTACTATCGAGCTGCGGGCTACCTCTGAATCACACCCTTGTGACCTGCAGTCGCCGGCTGGTATCCTGATTTGTGGAAATTCACATTTTCATTAAGTCGGGCCTGAGGTGATGGATGCCGGGAAAGAAGCTCTCCGCGAAACTCGTGCGCCCTCTTCCAAGGGGACAGATCACGCTCCCGGTCGAGTTCAGGCGACGCCTGAAGATCGACGCCGACACGATCCTCAACGTCACCCTGAAGGGTGACCGCATCGAGATCATTCCTCTCCGAGCTGTTCCCCGGGGTGTGACCCTGCGCGAATATGCGGAAGACGACATCGCGCGCTTCCTCAAGGAGGACCGCCTCGATTCAGCCACGGCGGCGAAGGTCCGCCGCCTGTTGGGTCGTAAGCCGGGGTGAGGGCCGGGCCACGTCTCTTCCTGGATGCCAGCGTGTGGATTGCTGCCGCCGGGTCTCCGACCGGCGCTTCGAGCCTCGTGCTCGCCCTCTGCCGTCACCGGCACGCTAGCGCGACCAGCAGTCAACTGGTCCTCAGCGAAGCTGAACGGAACCTCGCGCGAAAACTCGGGCGGAACGCCTTGCTGCGGTTCTACCAGGAAATCGCGACCCTCGACCTCGAAGTGGTCGATCCTCCGATCTTAGAAGAAATCGCCACCCAGGCCCGGATCATCGATGCCAAGGACGCCCATGTCCTGGCCGCGGCCCTGAAAGGACAGGTGGACGTGCTGCTGACGCTGGACAGGAGACACTTCTTCGCCCCATCGGTCCTCGAGGCGCGTTTGCGGTTTCAGATCCTGACGCCCGGTGACTTCCTCCGGGACCTGATCCGGTAGGGAAGCGCGGCCTGAACGAGTCCGGGGCATGAAGCCTGCGTTTCTGCTGCTGCTGGTGGGGCTCACGTCGGCCGCCGCCTACCTCGCCGGCGTCCGCGCCTTCGGGCTGGCCGGGCGCCGGCTCGGCCCGGCGCTGAGCCGGGTGCTCGAGTGCGCCGGGCTGACGCTCGTGTTCTTCGGCGCAAACGTCGCCCTCGGGGTCGGCGCGATCCTGGCGGCCCGCGCCCTGACCGGCGTGTTCGTGTCACTCTACCTCGCCCACGACCTGGTGCTGCTCGTCCTTTCCCTCTTTCAGGCGCTCGTCTTCACCTGGTGGCGGGCGCCAAGTCCCGGACAAAAGGAGCGGGCCCAGGGGGGAGGCGCGATTGACCACACGTGACCTACGTGTTACACGTAGTTTCGTGTAGCCACAGTCAAAGCGGACGGGTATGAAGCAGAACATTACGCTAAGCCTGGAGAGAGAGCTCCTCCGGAAAGCCAAGGTGTTGGCCGCCCGGAAGGGGACATCCGTGAGTGGGCTTTTAGCCCAGTACCTCGAACGCGTGCTCAAGGAGGAGAGTGCCTACGAGCGGGCGCGTAAGGACGCCCTCGCGGTTCTGGCTCGCGGCTTCCACCTCGGCGGAAAAATCCTGACCAGCCGCGAGGAGTGGCATGCCCGATAGGGTTTTCATCGACACGAACGTGCTGATCTACGCTCACGATGTAGACGCGCTCCGCAAGCACGAAATCGCGTCGGAGATTCTGCGGGAGCTCTGGTCGACGCGCCGAGGGGTTCTCAGCACGCAGGTGCTCCAGGAGTTCTACGTCAACGTGACTCAGAAGATTCCCGCTCCCCTCCCACGCAGCCTCGCGAGGCAGATCGTGCGCCAGTATTTCGTCTGGCACGTCGAGCTTCTGCCCCCCGCCCTCATCCTCAAGGCCTCGGACATCGAGGAACGCCATCAGCTCTCGTTCTGGGACGCCCTCATTCTGAGCGCGGCCGCCGAGGCCGGTGCCACCAAGCTCCTGACGGAAGACCTCAATCCAGGCCAAACCATCGAGGGCGTCCTGATCGAGAACCCTTTCACCCCGGTTCCCGGGTAGCTCTCTTTTCCCCTCGAGCCTGAAGTTCACCCGGGAGGTCGTGGGTCGGGCAGCAGCCGGCAGCTCGCCCCGAGCGCGCGATGCGTCGAGCAGCGCTCCGAGCGGCGGCTGTGCCGCCGCAACCGAGGGGGGCATCGGGGGGTCTCGGAAGATCCCCCGAAATGACCTGGGAGCCTGTCGGAGGAATCAGCAGCGGATGGCGCCGATCACCGAATGCGTCGAGTAGCGTCCGAGCGGCGGCTTTGCCGCCGCAACCCCTTGGGGGTGGGCCTGGGAGGGGGCCGTCGAGGCCCCCTCCCATGATCTAGGTGCCCTTGCGAACCGTGATGGCCCAGAGGGTGGCGCCCACCTGCTCCACGCCGAGCACGACATGCCCGGCCCCGGTCAGGCTGCGGGGCACGTCCGCCGCGGAAGTTTCGTTCCCGACCACGACCCGCAGGAGCTGGCCGGGCGCGAGCGGCTCGAGCGCGAGCTTCGACTTGAGGAAGGTGTAGGGGCACACTTCGGTCCGGAGGTCGAGCTCGGCGTCCGCTTCCCCCCTCTCCCTTCCAGGGAGAGGGATGGGATACCGCCCGGGCTCGCGCAGGAACGCCAGCAGCGTCTCGTTGAACGGCTCGGGAGCGTCCAGGTTCACGAAGTGACTCGCGCCCGGCACCATCCAGAGCCGCGCTCCCGGGATCGTGCGGGCCATGAAGCCGGAAGTCTGGACGCACGCCTCGTCGTGCTCACCGTACACCACGAGGGTCGGCACGCGCAGCGCCG
This region of Candidatus Methylomirabilota bacterium genomic DNA includes:
- a CDS encoding PIN domain-containing protein → MPDRVFIDTNVLIYAHDVDALRKHEIASEILRELWSTRRGVLSTQVLQEFYVNVTQKIPAPLPRSLARQIVRQYFVWHVELLPPALILKASDIEERHQLSFWDALILSAAAEAGATKLLTEDLNPGQTIEGVLIENPFTPVPG
- a CDS encoding type II toxin-antitoxin system prevent-host-death family antitoxin — protein: MSTVGVRDLKNRLTQYLRRTRQGEEVVITDRGRPIAVIQPIQSAMRLASRDARLARLAARGLLTLPARTPLKSVRPVRVSGLPMSQAILEDRR
- a CDS encoding PIN domain-containing protein, coding for MRAGPRLFLDASVWIAAAGSPTGASSLVLALCRHRHASATSSQLVLSEAERNLARKLGRNALLRFYQEIATLDLEVVDPPILEEIATQARIIDAKDAHVLAAALKGQVDVLLTLDRRHFFAPSVLEARLRFQILTPGDFLRDLIR
- a CDS encoding type II toxin-antitoxin system VapC family toxin; translation: MNYLDTSALIKRFVSEQGSRMVQTLVTREGPIATAKIAYAEVYAGLARKRREGHLAPSQYARVTSQFERDWLAYVRIDLHDEVLRIARDLVQRHPLKGFDAIHLASALSLGRGLEEEVSFVAADERLLRAAEAEGLRPFDVARPPAS
- a CDS encoding AbrB/MazE/SpoVT family DNA-binding domain-containing protein produces the protein MPGKKLSAKLVRPLPRGQITLPVEFRRRLKIDADTILNVTLKGDRIEIIPLRAVPRGVTLREYAEDDIARFLKEDRLDSATAAKVRRLLGRKPG
- a CDS encoding YdcF family protein, with amino-acid sequence MSRLPHRRWTRLCQGLGAAGVGLLLASAFTPLPTVLGRALGGDSPQLEPAEAIVVLGTELRPDGTLTNTSLRRTIHGILLFRQGLAPILVFLGPPRAGGRRAEAEVRAELARELGVAREAVLTDAQAWTTREEAERVWALLGPRSLRRILLVTEAQHIPRARAVFERAGFTVLAAPADGLGIIGPDPEARLRLMRDVLEEWLARLYYRAAGYL
- a CDS encoding DUF6364 family protein; translated protein: MKQNITLSLERELLRKAKVLAARKGTSVSGLLAQYLERVLKEESAYERARKDALAVLARGFHLGGKILTSREEWHAR